The following proteins come from a genomic window of Plutella xylostella chromosome 22, ilPluXylo3.1, whole genome shotgun sequence:
- the LOC105382853 gene encoding glutamate receptor ionotropic, delta-2-like gives MDTLLVSTAPIEILLKIIFQQYLNKSYCLNVVSENQLDVNMLTGSITYMNINQTQNLVDPILTVSEMGCSDYIVQMSNPQKFISAFEKVNRLGNIRRGNKILLFLPMDKESDPKVFLDLLLLKEIALVANLLLIIPANSTENCESYDIVTHKFVGADAQANDPLYLDSWDACTQQLKTHKNLFPHDISNMHGKTLKLATFTYKPYVVLDLDNTTVPGGYDGLEMRVMAEFCRWVNCTLQIIRDDENEWGDIFEDGTGNGILGNVVEDRADFGIGALYSWHDSYVHLDFSASLVRSGITCVAPAPRIIASWELPLMAFSWPLWGTVAGTFVYAAAALYLASGCSSDKVLLTTFGMMVTQSQPESGVDWRTRSITGWLLVTGLLVDNAYGGGLAAAFTVPKYQGAVDTVQDMLDTRLEWGATHNAWIFSIQSSQDPRIIQLVSQFKTMEEEKLKRNSFLRTMALSIEKLPAGFFAIAEYITKEAMVNMQLMVEDIYYEYTVAMARKNSQYVDKLTQLAGRLHEAGLLQAWETQVVINYVDFKVQLGVKFSRRKKEADIKSLDLNHIAGIFSLYIIGTALSILLFMIEIFVGRKAKKAKRIVE, from the exons ATGGACACCTTACTAGTATCTACAGCACCTATAGAAATACTATTAAAGATTATATTTCAGCAGTATCTGAACAAATCCTATTGTTTAAATGTGGTTTCTGAAAATCAATTGGACGTTAATATGTTAACAGGATCCATCACCTACATGAATATAAACCAGACTCAAAATCTAGTTGATCCGATTCTGACTGTATCAGAAATGGGTTGCTCAGATTACATTGTACAAATGTCCAACCCACAGAAGTTTATCTCGGCCTTTGAAAAAGTAAACCGTTTGGGAAATATTCGCAGAGGAAATAAAATTCTGTTATTCCTGCCGATGGATAAAGAAAGCGATCCAAAAGTCTTTCTAGATCTTCTCTTATTAAAAGAAATTGCATTGGTCGCCAATTTGCTTCTCATAATCCCAGCCAATTCAACGGAAAATTGTGAATCATATGACATTGTAACTCACAAGTTTGTGGGGGCAGATGCTCAGGCCAACGATCCTCTATACCTGGACTCCTGGGACGCCTGCACTCAGCAGCTGAAAACCCACAAGAACCTGTTTCCCCATGACATCTCCAATATGCACGGAAAGACCCTAAAATTAGCGACATTTACTTACAAGCCTTATGTTGTACTTGATCTCGATAACACTACCGTGCCAGGAGGCTACGATGGGCTTGAAATGAGGGTTATGGCTGAGTTTTGTCG GTGGGTGAATTGCACGTTGCAGATAATTCGGGATGACGAAAACGAGTGGGGTGATATTTTTGAGGATGGGACAGGAAACGGCATCTTAGGCAACGTTGTAGAAGATCGGGCAGATTTCGGAATAG gtGCTCTTTACTCCTGGCACGACTCTTACGTCCATTTAGATTTTTCTGCTTCACTTGTAAGAAGCGGTATCACATGTGTTGCACCGGCGCCAAG GATCATAGCAAGCTGGGAGCTGCCGCTGATGGCGTTCAGCTGGCCGCTGTGGGGCACGGTGGCGGGCACGTTCGTgtacgccgccgccgccctgtACCTGGCTAGTGGCTGCTCCTCCGACAAGGTGCTACTGACTACCTTCGGGATGATGGTCACGCAG TCTCAACCCGAATCTGGCGTGGACTGGCGCACGCGCAGCATCACGGGCTGGCTCCTAGTGACTGGTCTCCTGGTAGACAACGCGTACGGCGGCGGGCTGGCGGCCGCCTTCACCGTGCCCAAGTACCAGGGCGCCGTGGACACGGTCCAGGATATGCTGGACACGAGGCTCGAGTGGGGCGCGACGCATAATGCGTGGATCTTCTCTATTCAGTCGTCGCAAGAT CCAAGAATAATCCAGTTGGTGAGTCAGTTTAAAACAATGGAAGAAgagaaattaaaaagaaacagCTTTTTGAGAACCATGGCGCTAAGCATTGAAAAGCTCCCGGCTG GTTTCTTTGCGATCGCGGAGTACATCACCAAGGAGGCCATGGTGAACATGCAGCTCATGGTCGAGGACATCTACTATGAGTACACAGTTGCCATGGCGAGGAAGAACTCTCAGTATGTGGACAAGCTGACGCAGCTGGCGGGGCGCCTGCACGAGGCTGGCCTGCTGCAGGCCTGGGAGACGCAG GTAGTGATAAACTATGTAGATTTCAAAGTGCAACTAGGAGTGAAATTTTCTAGACGGAAAAAAGAAGCGGATATTAAAAGTTTAGATCTAAACCATATTGCG GGAATATTTTCACTTTACATTATAGGCACCGCTTTATCCATCCTACTGTTCATGATAGAAATATTTGTAGGAAGAAAAGCCAAAAAGGCTAAGCGAATTGTGGAATAA